The window AGAAAAAAGTGGTGGTCGAAACTCTTCAAAATATTACGGTAGCCTATGATGTTGCCTCAGCCTTCTACGGGAATGAAGTAGCACCAATATTCGAGGTCATATTCCCATTCACGACAAAAGGCCAAGAACTTATCTGTCTTCACAACTACTATGAGCGAGTCATAGTTGCAGCTGAGAACATAGTATTAAACGAGGCGAAGACGGTTAAAGATTGGCTTGGCTCATTCAAGCCTAAAAGCATCCAAGTGATCCCTCTCATAGAGGATTTTGACAGCATATGGGCTATTGACAAGATCGTAGAA is drawn from Candidatus Bathyarchaeia archaeon and contains these coding sequences:
- the ppcA gene encoding phosphoenolpyruvate carboxylase, giving the protein MQDGDRKIPRTMSTQHPDNVHTPEWCGGEIIDGDAEIYEAYFAYKTLGCHEVMWDSEGKDVDTHVVRKLFSKYSDYFKEHLLGKDIFLTYRVPNPSIEPIEKKVVVETLQNITVAYDVASAFYGNEVAPIFEVIFPFTTKGQELICLHNYYERVIVAAENIVLNEAKTVKDWLGSFKPKSIQVIPLIEDFDSIWAIDKIVE